CGCTTGCAAGGTGAGTGCCGCATGCGTTCCGTCCGGAGTAACAATCGATACCGAATCGATCGGGCACTTTGCCAACATCTCGGCAACATCCGTATAGCACTCGGCAATGCCATGAACATCGGCAAATGCCTTCACACGGTCTTCGAACAGATCACAGCAGGCAACGAGCTGAACCCCTTCGATCTGAGCCATCTCCCGTGCATGACTGTTGGCCATTCCGCCAGTTCCTATAATCGCATGTTTTATCATGTAGATATTCCTGATTTAGTTTAAATTTGCTTCTCTACAGTTAACGGCGCCGCCAAAGGCGGAAATTCATTCGGAATTTCGAAACGCTCGCGAGCGACCTCATAACGCAGTTTCATTGCCTGCAAAATCTCCGCATAGGCAGGGTCGGAATGCACACTTTTCATCTCCGTTGGATCGTCTTCCAAATCGAAGAGATTGTATTCACCTGTCGTGTAGAAATGAATCAACTTATAGCGCTGAGTCCGCACCCCATCATGCGCGGGCACCCCATGTGGACGGTTCATGTAGTAGTGATAATAGAGGTCTTCGTGAATCTCTTGTCCTTCCACGACACGCAAGAGCGAGGTGCCGTGCATATCCGCCGGCGTCTCCAATCCAGCCGCCTCTAAGAAGGTCGGCGCGTAATCGATATTTTGGACCAGTTGCTCAAATTTCGAACCGGGCTCGATCGTATCCGGCCAACGCATCAACAAAGGCATGCGCATGGATTCTTCAAACATCCAACGCTTATCATACCAGCCATGTTCCCCCAGATAAAAGCCCTGGTCCGAGCAATAGACCACAATCGTATCCTCAGCCAAACCGGCCTCATCGAGATAATCCAGCAAGCGACCGACATTATCATCAATACTCGCCACACAGCCAAGGTAGTCGGCTAGATACTTCTGATAGACCCATTCCAAAAAGGCTTCGTCGTCCAAGGCTTCATTTTGCAGCTCGGATTCGCGTCGCTTGATAAACTCATCCCAGAGTGCACGTTCCTCCGGGGTCATCCGATGCAGCTCATCGTCGTTGACCACGCCATCCTTCATCTTGAAATCGAGCCGCGAGGCATTGGGTCCCGGATCACTGACTTTCAGATCGGT
The DNA window shown above is from Coraliomargarita parva and carries:
- a CDS encoding sulfatase family protein, with protein sequence MKKRPNILFMLSDDHAVGAISACGSKINQTPNLDRLANEGGVFNQSFCCNSICTPSRAAILTGKHSFQNGVLTLRHSLSPVPTTFIREMRNAGYETAIAGKWHLHCEPQDFDFWKVLPGQGNYYNPEYLTAEGSVQEVGYSEDITTDTILDWIQNKRSQDKPFVACCHFKAPHRAWFPPLRHMEKYTKTTFPTPDNLADDYAGRSELLQKNEMMIARHLFWDTDLKVSDPGPNASRLDFKMKDGVVNDDELHRMTPEERALWDEFIKRRESELQNEALDDEAFLEWVYQKYLADYLGCVASIDDNVGRLLDYLDEAGLAEDTIVVYCSDQGFYLGEHGWYDKRWMFEESMRMPLLMRWPDTIEPGSKFEQLVQNIDYAPTFLEAAGLETPADMHGTSLLRVVEGQEIHEDLYYHYYMNRPHGVPAHDGVRTQRYKLIHFYTTGEYNLFDLEDDPTEMKSVHSDPAYAEILQAMKLRYEVARERFEIPNEFPPLAAPLTVEKQI